ACGCCGCCGGCCTGCTGGTCAGCGTCGACGATCACAACCTGAAAGTGCCGAAAGGCGACCGCTCCGGCACGATCATCGAGCCGTGGCTGACCGACCAGTGGTACGTGTCCACCAAGCCTCTGGCCGAGCCTGCGATTGCTGCCGTTGAAGACGGCCGTATCCAGTTCGTGCCGAAGCAGTACGAAAACATGTACTTCTCGTGGATGCGCGACATCCAGGACTGGTGCATCAGCCGTCAGCTGTGGTGGGGCCACCGGATTCCGGCCTGGTATGACGAGTCGGGCAAAGTCTACGTCGGTCGCGACGAAGCCGAAGTGCGCGCCAAGCACAACCTTGGCCCGGACGTTGCGCTGCAACAGGACAACGACGTTCTCGACACCTGGTTCAGTTCGGGCCTGTGGACCTTCTCCACCCTGGGCTGGCCGGAAAAGACCGAGTTCCTGAAGAAATTCCACTCCACCGATGTACTGGTGACGGGTTTCGACATCATTTTCTTCTGGGTTGCCCGGATGATCATGCTGACGATGCACCTGATCAAGAACGAGGACGGCACGCCGCAGGTTCCGTTCAAGACCGTTTACGTGCACGGTCTGGTGCGTGATGGCCAGGGCCAGAAGATGTCCAAGTCCAAAGGCAACGTCCTGGACCCGCTGGACATCATCGACGGCATTGAGCTCGAAACCCTGGTGCAGAAACGCACTTCCGGTCTGATGCAGCCGAAACTGGCGAAGAAGATCGAGAAGCAGACCCGCGACGAGTTCGCCGACGGCATCGCCAGCTACGGCACCGACGCCCTGCGCTTCACCTTCTGCTCGCTGGCGTCCACCGGTCGCGACATCAAGTTCGACATGGGCCGCGTCGAAGGCTATCGCAACTTCTGCAACAAGATCTGGAACGCCGCGCGTTATGTTCTGGACAAGGGCGAAGACTGCGGCCAGAACGGCGAAGCCTACGAGCTGTCGCTGGCGGATCGCTGGATCATCTCGCAGCTGCAACGCACCGAAGCCGAAGTGACCCGTCAACTGGATCAGTTCCGTTTCGACCTGGCGGCACAAGCGCTGTACGAGTTCATCTGGAACCAGTACTGCGACTGGTACCTGGAATTGTCCAAGCCTGTGCTGTGGGACGAAAACGCTCCGGTCGAGCGTCAGCGCGGCACCCGTCGCACGCTGGTGCGCGTACTGGAAGTGGCACTGCGCCTGGCGCATCCGTTCATGCCGTTCATCACTGAAGAAATCTGGCAGCGCATCGCGCCGCTGGCCGGCATTCAGGGCAAGACGATCATGCTGCAAGCCTGGCCGGTGGCCAACGAAGAGCGCATCGATCCGGCGGCCGAAGACGACATCGAATGGCTCAAGGGCCTGATGCTCGGTACGCGTAACATCCGTGGCGAAATGAACATCGGCCCGGGTAAGCCGCTGCCGATCTACCTGAAAAACGTCACCGCTGAAGACCAGCGCCGCTTGACCGAGAACGAAGCGCTGCTGAAGAAGCTTGCGCGTCTGGAATCGATCACCGTGCTGGCAGCCGGCGAAGAAGCGCCGCTGTCCGCCACTGCTCTGGTTGGCGAGATGGAAGTGCTGGTTCCGATGGCCGGTCTGATCGACAAAAACGCTGAACTGGCGCGTCTGGACAAGGAAATCCTGCGTCTGCAGGGCGAAGTCCAGCGAGTTGGCGGCAAGCTGTCCAACGCTGGTTTCGTTGACAAGGCCCCGGCCGAAGTCATCGAGAAGGAGCGCGCCAAACTGGCCGAAGCCGAACAGGCTCTGGGCAAGCTGGCCGAGCAGCACGCGCGGATTGCCAGCCTGTAACGGCAAATCGCACTGAAAAAGGGAGGCCATGCGGCCTCCCTTTTTTGTGCCCGGTACTTTTCCGGCCTACAACACCGTCCCCTGTGGGACAATAGCCGCCACTTTCAGCCATACCCGAATCGACCACGCCCATGAACGCCCCCCGAACACCTCGCCCCGCGCGCAAGAAGCCTGACTCCGCCACCCCGGCCAAGCCCGTGGAGCCGCGCAAAGAGGCCAGCCTGCACCCGCGCAATCGCCATCAGGGTCGTTACGACTTCCCGGCGCTGATCAAGACTACGCCGGAGCTGGCGAAGTTCGTGATCACCAACCCGTACGGCAAGGAAAGCATCGACTTCGCCAGCCCCGATGCGGTGCGTGTGTTCAACCGGGCGTTGCTCAAGTCGTTCTACGGCATCCAGCATTGGGACATTCCGGCCGATTATCTGTGCCCGCCGGTGCCGGGCCGTGCCGACTACATCCACTTCCTGGCTGACCTGCTGGCCAGCAACAACGACGGCGTGGTTCCGCGCGGCGCCATCGTCAACGTGCTGGATATCGGCATGGGCGCCAACTGCGTGTATCCGCTGATCGGTAACAGCGAATACCGCTGGCACTTCCTGGGCTCGGAAATCGACCCGACGGCCGTGGCTGCCGCTACAGCCATCGTCCAGTCCAACGATCTGAACAAAGTCATCAAGCTGCGCCAGCAGGAGAACCGCAAGCACATCCTGATCGGCCTGCTGGAGCCCGGCGAGCGCTTTGACCTGACCATGTGCAACCCGCCGTTCCACGCCTCGATGGACGAAGCGACCAAAGGAAGCGAGCGCAAATGGCGAGCCCTGGGCAAGGCCGACCCGAAACGCAAACTGCCGGTGCTGAACTTCGGCGGTCAGTCGGCCGAATTGTGGTGTGAAGGTGGCGAAGCGCGTTTCGTGACGCAACTGATCGCCGAAAGTGCCAACTTCCAGCACAAGGTGCTGTGGTTCAGCACCCTGGTCTCGAAAGCCTCGAACCTGCCCGCCATCGAAACGGCGCTGAAAAAGGCCGGCGTGCTGGAAAGCCAGGTGGTGGAAATGTCCCAAGGCCAGAAGCAAAGCCGCTTTGTCGCCTGGACCTTCCAGACCAAGTCCGAGCAGCAGATCTGGCGCCGTGAGCGCTGGGTGCGCAAATAATACGCTTCCACTGCGGCGGCGCTTGATCGCAGGCAGCCGCCACTACTGCTGAAACACAATCGGCAGGCACAAAAAAACCGTGCCCGGATCACTCCGGCGCACGGTTTTTTTATCGCTGCGTCTTACTTGTTTACAGCGTCGGTCAGGCCTTTGGCCACAACCAGCTTGATCACTTTCTTGGCAGGGATTTCGATGGCAGCGCCAGTCGATGGGTTACGGCCAGTGCGGGCAGGACGCTCGGTCACTTTCAGCTTGCCGATACCTGGCAAGGTGATTTCGCCGCCGTTTTCCAGCTGATCAGCAACGATTTGGCCCAGTTGGTCCAGAGCGTTACGCGCGGTGGTTTTCGGCGCGTCGATAGCTTCAGCGATGTCGGCGATCAGTTGGTCTTTAGTAAGAGCCATGTAGTGTTCCTTCCCTATCAAATTCATATGGATTGCAGAGTGCAGTGTCAGCCATCGAGCCCGATCTTCTGGATCTGGCACCCTCGGCGATAACCACGACGAGTCGGGGTTATAGATGCCGAAATCAGGGTTTGGTTCGACCTGACAAATGCTGAATGCACGCTTAACGCAGTGACTACGCGTAAGACCGGGCAAAACTAGCACAGAGACAAGGAAATATCCGCCTCTAGCTAGCCAAATGGTCAGGTTTATTGCGCTAAATCGGTAAATAAATGCATAAGCGCCACGCCATGACCCCGAATTGCCCTTCAGCCCGCGCCAAAACCAGTGGTTGCGGTACACTGGGCGCTTTTTCGGGGGAGCCCGCCCTCCTCCCTTCCACTTGCCGAGAAGCCCATGCCGATCCGTCATTGCATCGTCCACCTGATCGACAAAAAACCCGATGGCACCCCCGCCGTTCTGCACGCCCGTGACTCTGAACTGGCTGAATCCGCCGCCATCGAGAACATGCTCGCCGACCTCAACGAGAGCTATAACGCCAAACAGGGCAAAGCCTGGGGGTTGTTCCATCCGGAGTCCGGCGCGTTCCCGTTCAGCGGCTGGCTGAAGGAATACATGGAAGGCGGCAAGGACTTCACCGCGTTCAGCAAAGTCGCGGTCGAGCATCTGCAAAAACTGATGGAAGAGTCGAACCTTTCCGTCGGCGGCCACGTGCTCTTCGCCCATTACCAACAGGGCATGACCGATTACCTGGCCATCGCCCTGCTGCACCACAGCGAAGGCGTGGCGGTGACCGATCAACTGGACGTGACCCCATCGCGCCATCTCGACCTCGGGCAACTGCACCTGGCGGCGCGGATCAACGTTTCCGAGTGGCAGAACAACAAGCAGTCCAAGCAGTACATCTCGTTCATCAAGGGCAAGAACGGCAAGAAAGTCTCGGAATACTTCCGCGACTTCATCGGCTGCCAGGAAGGCGTCGACGGCCCGGGCGAGACCCGCACGTTGCTCAAGGCCTTCAGCGACTTCGTCGAGAGCGAAGACCTGCCGGAAGACTCCGCCCGTGAGAAGACCAAAACCCTGGTCGACTACGCCAGCAGCCAGGCCAAGCTCGGCGAGCCGATGGGCCTGGAAGAACTCTCGGAGCTGATCGACGAAGAACGCCCGAAGGCCTTCTACGATCACATCCGCAACAAGGACTATGGTTTGTCGCCGGAGATCCCGGCGGATAAGCGTACGCTCAACCAGTTCCGTCGTTTCACCGGCCGCGCCGAAGGCCTGTCGATCAGCTTCGAGGCGCATCTGCTGGGCTCGAAGATCGAATACGACGAAGAGGCCGGCACGCTGGTCATCAAAGGCCTGCCAACTTCGCTCACCGATCAGCTGAAGCGCCGCAACTGATGCTCGGCAATGTGCTGAAAAAGGTCGCACTGGTTCTGCTGGTGGTCGTGGTCTATCAGAACTGGGGCAAGATCGAGCGGGTGTTCAACCCGTCGCAGATGGCGTCCGAGCAGGTCCGCGCCAACGCCAACGTCGTGCTGTACACCACGGACTGGTGCGGCTACTGCAAGCAGACCAAGCGTTTTCTTGATCAGAAAGGAATTCCATTCAAGGAATACGATATCGAGAAGGACGCCGAGGCGCGCAAGGCCTACGAAGCGCTGGGCGGGCGCGGGATCCCGCTGATCGACGTCAATGGCACGTTGATTCGCGGGTTTGATCCGGACGAGATTCTCGCCGCACTGAAATGAATGAGGGAGCCAATCGGCTCCCTCGTTTGTTTCAGCGTTTCTCGATTCGGAAACCGAAACGCGGGAAGTGCACATGCACCAGACCGCCGCGTTCGTCCTCACGGCGCAGGATCAGTTCTTCACGACCGGCAAACACCAGCTCCCCGGCGACCGGATCAACGCCGTAGTCAGTGGCCGCGATCACGACCTGCTGACCCGCTTCGAATCCGTTCAGATCGACAAACTGCTCATCAGGCAACGCCGCCGGCGTCGAACTGCGCGCGATCTCCAGTGCTTCCTCCGAACTCATCTCGCTGGCCGCACCGTGACCGAAACCCAGCACGCGCTGGAGCCACGCGGACACCGCCGGGTAGTCATCAACCAACGGTGCGGTGACGTGCGTAGCCTTGAGGAACCACAGCGGATGGGCCATGGCGAAGTCGGCAATCGACGGCTCACCGAACAGGAAGTCACCCTCTTCACGCTGCAACTGCTGCTCCAGGCGCGCCATGATGGTCGGCCAATTGTGCTTGGCCTGCTCGGCTGACAGCCTGGTCGCGCTGCCACCGCTGAAAAGTCCGGCACGATCGGCCAGAAATGCTTTGATCGCTTCCGGCGGCAACTTGCCGAAGCGTACCGCCACCGATTCCGGCTGGAACACCAGGCTCACCGCATGCTGGAACACCACCGAATCGGCCCAGGTGGCGAAACTGGCGGCGATCATTTCCTGACCTTCCGGGAAGAACGAAGGCTGGGCCTTTTCCTGTTCCAGACGGCGGGCGATCAACGAAGTGTCGCAATAGATATCGGCGCCGATCTGCAGCACCGGGGTCTTGCGATAACCACCGGTCAGGGCCGTCAGATCCGGTTTCGGCATCACCGGCGAGATGTGCACCGAGCGCCAGGACAAACCCTTGAACCCCAACAGCAGCCGGGCCTTTTCGGCGAATGGAGAGGTCGGGTAATGATGCAGAATCAACTCGGACATGCTCGGCTCCGCCGCAAGAAAGTGAATCAGCAGCTTAGCGCGCAAATCGTTCGCAGCCTACGGATCAGGCTGATGGGAACTGATCAGTCAGGTTGATAGGGCACTAAAAATGGCTTGAAAAAAAACCGCCTCAGCCGAGGCCTAGACGGTTTTCCCACATCAATGACCTTACATCAGGTCATCGAAGTGATCTCGCAGGAACTCGTAAAAGCGAAACGCTTTGAACGACCTCCATACGAGGCTCAGAGTACGTAGCAAAAGCTTCATACGTTTTGGCCTCCGGTTGAGGGCCAAACCTCCAGCGTGCTTACCGGACCACGTACGCCTTCGGAATACACGCCAGTATATTCAGTGAGGCGGCCGACCAAGATCCCTCCGCACAATCATTCCGGCACGGGAGCAACCCCGTGTCAGAGGGCGTGAAATCGTTTCGCCGATCGACCAGACCTCAGTAGCTGCACTGGCATGCGAGCAAACGGATAGTAATCAGGTTTTTGCAGCGCCGTTTAAACAAATGGATCCAGAACAGCTTTTTTCGGAATCAATGTTTCAAAGCTTGCTTGGTGGCGCAAAGGCGAATAGTCTTCAGCCACGCCAGTGTATTCAGTGAGATGCACCAAGCTCGGTCGCAAACCGATGCTTGCCGAAAAACCGCCCCGCAAAGGCGGTTTTTTTTCGCCCACAGTTTGTCTGAAGGCACCGCTTCAACGTGCAGCTGTTACTACCGTTCGCAAACACCTGATCAATCAGGCCGATAAGACGCCACCAGACACTCCTTCGCACTCTTCCTCAGCTTCTTGATCAACCGCTCCTGACGCAACGCATCACCCTTGTCGCGGCAGCGTTCGGTGTAGACCAGCGCCATCGCCGGGCTTGAGAGAAAGAACCGTGCACCCTTGCCGCTCTGATGCTTGGCGAAACGGCGCACGGGATCATCGCTGATCCCGCAGTACAGCGAACCGTTGGCGGCGCGCACGAGGTAGACGAACCAGGATTTGCTCACAGGAACGTCGGCATCGAGAGGATTTTCGCTGAGGCTGGTCACGGGACAATTCAGACGTAAAGAAAACAGGCCGCGATCTTATCAGCGACTTGCCTGAAAGGCCTTCAGCCCTTTCAGCGCCTGGGCGCGGACGGCGTTGCGCACCAGCGGCGTCCAGCCCAGCAGCAGGCCTTTGAAGCCCATTGCCTGACGCGACCAGCGCCACAGATCGAAGTGGTCGTGGTGTTCGCAGATCTTGCCGTCGCGGAAAACGAAGCGCGCCTGAATATCGTTGATGACGATATTGCCGGTCTGGCTGAAGAGGTAGGTCGCCACCCAGTGGGCGCCGCCGCTGCGCTCGTCGGCGCGGACGTTGTCGAAGGTCAGGGAGAAGTCCTTGGCCCGGGTAGTGAGCATGCGCCACATGTCACCGGCATCACGGCCGCGCAGTTCGCCGAAGGCCGGATCGCTGAACACCACGTCGTCGGTGTAGCAGGCGGCCATGGCCTCGGCGTCGAGGCGTTGGAAAGCCTGATAAAAACGGGTGATCAACGCGCTGTGGGCTTCTTCACTCATGGGCAATCTCCAGGAAAGGTACAGATTGCCAGCACGATAATCCGCAAACGTCCGAAACACTATCGGCATTCGCATTCCGAATACCGACAGTGTGTGCGTGTCAGACCTTTTCGCTTTCGACCTGCACGTAGAGCGCACGCCCGGCACCGAGTCCGGCGAGGATCGCACCGGCACCGACGATGCCGAAAATCCAGCCCACGGCGTTCCAGCCGCCGGTCCAGTCATGCACCACGCCGACCGCGAACGGCCCCATGGACGCAAGGGTGTAGCCGAAGCCCTGGGACATGCTCGACAGGTTGGCCGCGACATGGGAATCCCGTGAGCGCAGCACGATCAGGGTCAGCGCCAGGCTGAACGTACCGCCCTGCCCCAGACCCAGCAGAATCGCCCAGCCCCACAGCCCTTCGATCGGCGCATACAGGCAACCGAACAGTCCGCCGAGGGTCAGCGCCATCACTACCACGATCGCCAGTCGCTGATCCTTGCCACGCGTGGCCAGCCACGGTGCTGCCAGGGAACTGGCGAGCTGGATGATCACCGAGCCGGACAGCACCAGACCTGCCTGGGTCGGGGTCAGCCCGCGACCAATGAGGATCGACGGCAACCAGCCAAACACAATGTAGGCCAGCGACGATTGCAGGCCCATGTACAAGGTCACTTGCCAGGCCAGCGGATCACGCAGCAGCCCGCGCACTCGATACGCAACGTTGTGCGCACCGTGCTTCTGGCCGATTTGCGGCAGCCAGAACACCGCCGCGATCAGAGCGGGAATCACCCAGAAGCCGAGCCCCATGGCCCAGTTGTGGTCGAAGTGTTCGCTCAGCGGCACACTGGAACCCGCTGCCATCGCCGCCCCCAGACACAGGGCCATGGTGTAGACGCCGGTCATGGTGCCGGCATGTTTGGCGAAGTCGCGCTTGACGATGCCCGGCAGCAAGACGCCGATGATGCCGATACTTGCGCCACCCAGAACGCTGCCGGCGAACAGGCCGATTTCACCGAAGTTGCTGCGCAGGATGATGCCGCCGGCCAGTGTCAGAAGTATCCCCAGCACCACCCGCTCGGCACCGAAACGCCGTGCCAGCACCGGAGCCAACGGCGCGAACAGACCGAGGCACAGCACCGGCAACGTCGTCAGCAAACCCGCCTGAGCGGCGGACAAACCAAGGCTTTTCGAGACGTCATTGAGCAGCGGCGCCATGCTCGACAGCGCCGGACGCAGGTTCAACGCCACCAGAATCAGCCCCAGCAGCAACAGCCACGGGCGACGTACCAGCGGATGACTTTGCTGAACCTGCTCGTCGTCGGCCTCGGCGTCGATCAGCAACTCCTCCAGTTCGGCGGTGCGCTTCGGGGCGTTGACGGCTTCAGGGCGGGACATGGTTTTCTCGGTTTCAGGGTTCATTGATCAGTTGCCTCGACAGGGCTTTGGCCCGTTCCGGATCACGCTGTTCGACGGCTTCGAACAGGGCGATGTGCAAATCGAAGACTTCCTGTCGACGAGGGACGATGTTCAGGGTCTGGCGCAATTGCGCGCCGACGATGCTGGAGAAATAGCGATACAGCTCGCTGAGGGTCGGGTTGTGCGCGGCGTCCACCAGTCGACGGTGAAACACCAGGTCACAGGCGATGTAGCTGTCGAGATCACCGTGATAGTGGCTGCCGGCAACACCAAGCGCCTCACGCAGGCCCGCCAGATCCTCATCGGTGCGGCGCAACGCCGCCAGGCCTATGGCTTCGACTTCAAGGATGTGCCGGGTTTCCCGGGCCTGATCCAGTGAGCACTTGGACAGCGCCTTGAGCGTGTCCATCGGATCGACCACCGCCCGCAGGTAGCTGCCGTCGCCTTGGCGGATCTCGATCAACCCGGAGAACGCCAATACCCGCATGGCCTCGCGCACGGTGTTGCGGCTGATGCCCAGCTCGGCGCACAGCTCGGGCTCGGTCGGCAGGCGTTGACCGACCTGCCAGGTGCCGTCGGTGATGCGCTGCCGCAAGAGATCCAGGGCCTGATCGACCAAGGATCGCTTAATAAGTGGAGAAATGTCTGACATAGGATTCGCCCTTTCATCCAATCATGGGATGAATTTTCTGACATGTTAGTCAGCTCCGTGTAGGACGGCAACCACCTAGGTTGATTGGGAGGCAAATAAAGCGGGATTTTCGATTGGTCAAAATTACCCTTTAAGGGTAATTTCAGGGACAGGGTTTTGGTTTCTTATGGAAAAGAACACACCCCATTACGACTTGGCGGTGATCAAGGCTGAGGTCAGGCGACTTGGCAAAAAAGCCTTCACAAGGTCTTCGGCAAAATCCGGTGAGAAGCTCGGCTTTAGCTTCAGAGAGATGCAAGAGATCGTTTTCGAGTTACAGAACAGGATGTTGTACAAATCCATGACCACTTATGACGATCATCGAGTTTGGCAGGACGTTTATCACATCACTTCACAAGATCAGGAGATTTACATCAAGGTGACCTACCGCCCAGGCGGCCCACCGGTAATTTCCTTCAAGGAGAAAAACCCATGAAAACCCAGCAATGTGTCAGCTGCGGTGCACGTGAGGGAATGAGGCATTTCGAGGGTCGCGCCGAAACCTTGAGTGTCAAAGGCATGGAGCGCCGTGTAGATAATCTTTCTGGCTGGGAGTGCCAGAAGTGCGGTGAGGTCGAGTGGGACTTCGACACTGACAGCGCAGAACGTTTTGGGGAAGCAGGGGATGAACTGATATTCGCTGCCAGGCAAATGATCGGTGACGAGATGAGGCGTATCCGTCGAAAATTACACCTTACGCAAAAAGAGACTGTGCAATTATTGTCGGGTGGCGGACATAACGCTTTCTCTCGCTACGAGCGCGGTGAAATATTGCCTCCCAAAGCACTGATACTGCTGATGCGACTGTTGGATCGTTATCCGTACTTGCTGACCGATGCAAAGTCTCTCGGTGAAGGAGCAGACTTGAGAGGCTTCACGCACACCGTCCACAAAGAACACGAAACTCTCACCGTGTCCTGATCCCCAAAAAACCAACCCGGCACAAGGCCGGGTTGGTTTTACCCATCTGATATCAATGCAGAATCTGACTCAGGAACAACTTCGTCCGCTCATTCTGCGGATTGTCGAAGAAGTCGTTCGGTGCCGCCTGCTCGACGATTTCGCCTTTGTCCATGAAGATCACGCGGTTGGCCACGGTACGAGCGAAGCCCATTTCATGGGTTACGCAGAGCATGGTCATGCCGTCTTCGGCCAGGCCGATCATGGTGTCGAGAACCTCCTTCACCATCTCCGGGTCGAGCGCCGAGGTCGGTTCGTCGAACAGCATGATTTTCGGTTTCATGCACAGCGCGCGGGCAATCGCCACACGCTGTTGCTGACCGCCGGACAGTTGCCCCGGGAACTTGTGCGCCTGTTCCGGAATGCGTACGCGCTCCAGATAGTGCATCGCGATTTCTTCAGCCTTGCGCTTGGGCATCTTGCGCACCCACATCGGCGCCAGGGTGCAGTTCTGCAGAATGGTCAGGTGCGGGAACAGGTTGAAGTGCTGGAACACCATGCCGACTTCACGGCGGATCGCTTCGATTTGCTTGAGGTCGTTGGTCAGTTCGACGCCATCGACCACGATGCGGCCCTGCTGGTGCTCTTCCAGACGGTTCAGGCAGCGGATGGTGGTGGACTTGCCAGAGCCCGACGGGCCGCACAGCACGATACGCTCGCCCTGCTTGACGTTGAGGTTGATGTCTTTCAGCACGTGGAACTGGCCATACCACTTGTTCACGCCCTGCATCTGAATGATGCCTTCAGGGCCCACTGGCTTTTTGATTGCTTCGCTCATCGAAAAAACTCCTAACGCTTGTGGCCAGTGTCGAGCTTGCGTTCCAGATGCATGGAATAGCGCGACATACCAAAACAGAAAATCCAGAACACCAGGGCGGCGAACACGTAGCCTTCGGTGGCCATGCCCAGCCATTTCGGATCGGCAGCGGCTTGCTTGACGCTGTTGAGCAGGTCAAAGAGGCCGATGATGATCACAAGGCTGGTGTCCTTGAACAGCGCGATGAAGGTGTTGACGATGCCGGGAATCACCAGTTTCAGGGCTTGCGGCAGAATCACCAGGCCCATGGCGCGCCAGTAACCGAGGCCCATCGCGGCAGCGGCTTCGTACTGACCTTTGGGGATCGCTTGCAGACCGCCGCGCACCACTTCGGCGACGTAGGCCGACTGGAACAGGATCACGCCGATCAGTGCCCGCAGCAGCTTGTCGAAGTTCATGCCTTCAGGCAGGAACAGCGGCAGCATCACCGACGACATGAACAGCACGGTGATCAGCGGCACGCCGCGCCAGAACTCGATGAACGTCACGCAGACCACACGAATGGCCGGCATGTTCGAGCGTCGTCCCAGCGCCAGCATGATCCCCAGCGGCAACGCACCGGCGATACCGACGGTGGCGATCACCAGGGTCAGCATCAGGCCGCCCCACTGGCTGGTCGCCACGGTGTCGAGGCCGAAGACGCCGCCATGCAGCAGGCACCAGGCAACGATCGGATACACCACCAGGAAGCTCAGACCGTACATCGCTTTGCGCGGAACGCGTTTGATGAACAGCGGAGCTACGCCGATGACCGCCAGCCACACGGTCAGGTCCACGCGCCAGCGCAGATCCGCCGGGTAGTAGCCGTACATGAACTGGCCGAAACGCTGCTCGATGAACACCCAGCAGGCGCCCGCCTTGGTGCAGTCGTCGCGGGTGGTGCCGACCCAGTTGGCATCGAAGATCGCCCAGCTGAGCAGTGGCGGAATCACCAGATAGATCAAGTAGAACGCAAACAGGGTCAGCAGGGTGTTGAGCCAGCTGGAGAACATGTTCGCGCGGATCCACGCCATCGGGCCGAAGACCTTGGCCGGCGGTGGCATGTCGGGTTTGAAAGTATGAGTACTCATGCGCTATTCCTTACCGCTCGATCAGCGCAATGCGCTTGTTGTACCAGTTCATCAGCAGGGAAATGCTGATACTGATCGCCAGGTACACGCTCATGGTGATGGCAATGACTTCGATCGCCTGGCCGGTCTGGTTCAACACGGTGCCGGCGAACAGCGAAACCATTTCCGGGTAACCGATACCGGCCGCCAGCGAGGAGTTCTTCGCCAGGTTCAGGTATTGGCTGGTCAGCGGCGGAATGATCACGCGCAACGCTTGCGGGATGATCACCTTGCGCAGGGTCGGACCGTTGCGCAGGCCGAGCGAACGGGCCGCTTCGGTCTGGCCATGGCTGACCGACTTGATCCCCGAACGCACGATCTCGGCGATAAACGCCGCGGTATAAACGGTCAGGGCCAGGGTCAGGGCCAGCAGTTCCGGGATCAGCACCCAGCCGCCGACGAAGTTGAAGCCTTGCAGCTTCGGCATTTCCCAATGCAGCGGCGCCCCGAAGATCAGCGCACACAGCGTCGGGATGACCAGCAGGATTCCCAGACCGACCCAGAACTTGTGGAACGGCTCGCCGGTTTCTTCAAAACGCTTGTTGGCCCAGCGGTTCATCAGCACGATGCCGACGATGGCCACCACGACACTGATCGCGAACGCCCAGAAGCCGTCGGCCATCTGCGCGGCCGGCATGTTCAGGCCACGGCTGCTGACGAAGAAAGTGTCGCCAAAGTTGTGGCTGTTACGCGGCCCCGGCATGGTCAGGAACACCGCGAAATACCAGAACAGGATTTGCAGCAGCGGCGGAATGTTGCGGAAAACTTCCACATACACGGTCGCCAGTTTGCTGATGATCCAGTTCGGCGACAGGCGCGCCACACCGATGATGAAACCCAGCAAAGTTGCCAGGATCACGCCGATGAAGGTCACCAGCAAGGTGTTGAGCAGACCGATCACGAACACGCG
The sequence above is a segment of the Pseudomonas sp. HS6 genome. Coding sequences within it:
- the rlmF gene encoding 23S rRNA (adenine(1618)-N(6))-methyltransferase RlmF, producing the protein MNAPRTPRPARKKPDSATPAKPVEPRKEASLHPRNRHQGRYDFPALIKTTPELAKFVITNPYGKESIDFASPDAVRVFNRALLKSFYGIQHWDIPADYLCPPVPGRADYIHFLADLLASNNDGVVPRGAIVNVLDIGMGANCVYPLIGNSEYRWHFLGSEIDPTAVAAATAIVQSNDLNKVIKLRQQENRKHILIGLLEPGERFDLTMCNPPFHASMDEATKGSERKWRALGKADPKRKLPVLNFGGQSAELWCEGGEARFVTQLIAESANFQHKVLWFSTLVSKASNLPAIETALKKAGVLESQVVEMSQGQKQSRFVAWTFQTKSEQQIWRRERWVRK
- a CDS encoding glutaredoxin family protein, yielding MLGNVLKKVALVLLVVVVYQNWGKIERVFNPSQMASEQVRANANVVLYTTDWCGYCKQTKRFLDQKGIPFKEYDIEKDAEARKAYEALGGRGIPLIDVNGTLIRGFDPDEILAALK
- a CDS encoding valine--tRNA ligase, translating into MDKTYQPHAIETSWYNTWESENYFAPQGAGDSYTIMIPPPNVTGSLHMGHGFNNAIMDALIRFRRMQGRNTLWQPGTDHAGIATQMLVERQLEAQGQNRHDLGREKFLEKVWEWKDQSGGNISRQIRRLGSSVDWSRERFTMDDGLSEAVKEAFVRLHEDGLIYRGKRLVNWDTKLHTAISDLEVENHDEKGFLWNLKYPLADGAKTAEGNDFLIVATTRPETMLGDSAVAVNPNDERYKALIGKFVELPLVGRRIPIIADDYCDPEFGTGCVKITPAHDFNDYEVGKRHNLPLLNIFDKNANVLPAAQVFNLDGTLNDSIDGKIPAEYAGLERFEARKQIVAAFDAAGLLVSVDDHNLKVPKGDRSGTIIEPWLTDQWYVSTKPLAEPAIAAVEDGRIQFVPKQYENMYFSWMRDIQDWCISRQLWWGHRIPAWYDESGKVYVGRDEAEVRAKHNLGPDVALQQDNDVLDTWFSSGLWTFSTLGWPEKTEFLKKFHSTDVLVTGFDIIFFWVARMIMLTMHLIKNEDGTPQVPFKTVYVHGLVRDGQGQKMSKSKGNVLDPLDIIDGIELETLVQKRTSGLMQPKLAKKIEKQTRDEFADGIASYGTDALRFTFCSLASTGRDIKFDMGRVEGYRNFCNKIWNAARYVLDKGEDCGQNGEAYELSLADRWIISQLQRTEAEVTRQLDQFRFDLAAQALYEFIWNQYCDWYLELSKPVLWDENAPVERQRGTRRTLVRVLEVALRLAHPFMPFITEEIWQRIAPLAGIQGKTIMLQAWPVANEERIDPAAEDDIEWLKGLMLGTRNIRGEMNIGPGKPLPIYLKNVTAEDQRRLTENEALLKKLARLESITVLAAGEEAPLSATALVGEMEVLVPMAGLIDKNAELARLDKEILRLQGEVQRVGGKLSNAGFVDKAPAEVIEKERAKLAEAEQALGKLAEQHARIASL
- a CDS encoding glutathione S-transferase family protein; protein product: MSELILHHYPTSPFAEKARLLLGFKGLSWRSVHISPVMPKPDLTALTGGYRKTPVLQIGADIYCDTSLIARRLEQEKAQPSFFPEGQEMIAASFATWADSVVFQHAVSLVFQPESVAVRFGKLPPEAIKAFLADRAGLFSGGSATRLSAEQAKHNWPTIMARLEQQLQREEGDFLFGEPSIADFAMAHPLWFLKATHVTAPLVDDYPAVSAWLQRVLGFGHGAASEMSSEEALEIARSSTPAALPDEQFVDLNGFEAGQQVVIAATDYGVDPVAGELVFAGREELILRREDERGGLVHVHFPRFGFRIEKR
- the yejK gene encoding nucleoid-associated protein YejK → MPIRHCIVHLIDKKPDGTPAVLHARDSELAESAAIENMLADLNESYNAKQGKAWGLFHPESGAFPFSGWLKEYMEGGKDFTAFSKVAVEHLQKLMEESNLSVGGHVLFAHYQQGMTDYLAIALLHHSEGVAVTDQLDVTPSRHLDLGQLHLAARINVSEWQNNKQSKQYISFIKGKNGKKVSEYFRDFIGCQEGVDGPGETRTLLKAFSDFVESEDLPEDSAREKTKTLVDYASSQAKLGEPMGLEELSELIDEERPKAFYDHIRNKDYGLSPEIPADKRTLNQFRRFTGRAEGLSISFEAHLLGSKIEYDEEAGTLVIKGLPTSLTDQLKRRN
- a CDS encoding HU family DNA-binding protein, whose protein sequence is MALTKDQLIADIAEAIDAPKTTARNALDQLGQIVADQLENGGEITLPGIGKLKVTERPARTGRNPSTGAAIEIPAKKVIKLVVAKGLTDAVNK